From the genome of Danio rerio strain Tuebingen ecotype United States chromosome 2, GRCz12tu, whole genome shotgun sequence, one region includes:
- the tmem275a gene encoding transmembrane protein 275: MVCSEQNSGTSVPKKETQTRKKRKSRPQGLPSPALCCACGLCIMLAGINITLVGAFAFSTLVPSSNPPIIIGPILLLVAFSFFGACCICSRLPPPQSSRRSKGGGGLGFMGRGGGGLGGGAAFEIETSEHTMQDTTAVQLSPTNSPCSSHASSPEREAPATAANATVPAPDYGPPRTCKLFTMEANGPNSAAFSASTGGGGAVRLTLPSDCAAT; encoded by the coding sequence ATGGTTTGCAGCGAACAGAATTCTGGCACATCAGTGCCCAAAAAGGAAACACAGACCCGCAAGAAGCGGAAATCTCGTCCGCAAGGTTTGCCTTCTCCTGCCCTCTGCTGCGCATGTGGACTCTGCATCATGTTGGCAGGCATCAACATCACCTTAGTTGGCGCCTTCGCATTCAGTACGCTCGTGCCCTCCAGCAATCCTCCAATCATCATTGGACCGATTCTCCTACTGGTGGCGTTCTCCTTCTTCGGGGCGTGTTGCATCTGCAGTCGACTGCCTCCACCTCAGAGTTCTCGCCGGTCTAAAGGAGGTGGCGGTTTGGGTTTTATGGGTCGAGGTGGAGGGGGGTTGGGTGGAGGGGCAGCGTTTGAGATTGAGACCAGCGAGCACACGATGCAGGACACCACAGCCGTGCAGCTCAGCCCCACTAACTCTCCCTGCTCCTCCCATGCCTCAAGTCCCGAAAGAGAGGCTCCTGCCACCGCCGCAAATGCTACTGTTCCTGCCCCTGACTACGGCCCTCCACGAACCTGCAAACTCTTCACTATGGAGGCCAACGGACCAAACTCGGCAGCCTTTTCTGCTTCAACAGGGGGTGGAGGGGCGGTCCGGCTCACTTTGCCCTCAGACTGCGCTGCCACTTAA